The following proteins are encoded in a genomic region of Spirochaetota bacterium:
- a CDS encoding site-specific DNA-methyltransferase, which yields MQNLLNDLTELLSKDERLSAEGKLLKNKVIELALAMDSSLIKLLLKNEKIKKHFFTEVDGILVFDKINFQKFVSNKEFLPDSYTAFKNKIGIVNENGEYFSKSQEVVLAWPYKDCILEGGQTKEDQEREEIFWNETLAPDEIERLCAPKVITNFSRYSGKKGIVLTSNDKFEILNENLLLKGNNLLSLCSLKKLYSGKIKCIYIDPPYNPDSNANTFIYNNSFNESTWLTFMKNRIEVAKELLSKDGVFIIAIDDNEFLELGVLVKELFPNHELHIITIVHNPRGVQGSNFSYTHEYAFFIIPKGSISIGERKIDESEIYWSNLRNWGGESLREDARNCFYPVIIENEEIIGFGDVLDNNIHPKQTEKKGNKYYIYPIDTNGVERKWRYARQSVEEIKNLLRVKKSKNGYEIEIGKDFGTYKTVWVDSRYDANEYGTKIVSSLVPNNRFNFPKSLYNVYDCLHAVVSKDKDAIVLDFFGGSGTTAHAVLDLNEADNGNRKFIICEQMDYVETITRERINSVIKNKKTGSFIYCELMELNEAYINKIKKANSTKELLSIWDEMQKKAFISYKVDSKSINENISDFKEFSLKDQKNFLIEILDKNQMYVNYSEIDDNDYNVSETDKKLNKMFYGEV from the coding sequence ATGCAGAATTTACTAAATGATTTAACCGAGTTGCTTTCTAAAGACGAAAGACTATCTGCCGAAGGAAAGTTATTAAAAAATAAAGTAATAGAACTCGCCCTGGCCATGGATTCTTCACTTATAAAGCTCTTATTGAAAAATGAAAAGATAAAAAAACACTTTTTTACGGAAGTTGATGGCATACTGGTTTTTGACAAAATAAATTTTCAAAAGTTTGTTTCAAATAAAGAATTTCTTCCAGACAGCTACACTGCGTTTAAAAATAAAATTGGTATTGTCAATGAGAATGGTGAATATTTTTCAAAAAGTCAAGAAGTTGTATTAGCTTGGCCTTATAAGGATTGTATTTTAGAAGGTGGTCAAACAAAAGAGGACCAAGAACGAGAAGAAATATTTTGGAATGAAACTCTTGCACCTGATGAAATTGAAAGACTATGCGCACCTAAAGTTATAACAAATTTTAGTCGTTATTCAGGGAAAAAAGGTATAGTACTTACTTCAAATGATAAATTTGAAATATTGAATGAAAATTTATTATTGAAAGGTAATAATTTATTATCATTATGTTCTTTAAAGAAATTATATTCTGGTAAAATAAAATGTATATATATTGATCCACCATACAACCCCGATAGTAATGCAAATACATTCATTTATAATAATAGTTTTAATGAATCAACTTGGCTTACATTTATGAAAAATCGAATAGAAGTGGCCAAGGAGTTACTCTCTAAAGATGGTGTATTTATTATTGCAATAGATGATAATGAATTTTTAGAACTTGGCGTGCTTGTAAAAGAATTATTTCCAAATCATGAATTACATATAATAACAATAGTACATAATCCAAGAGGAGTACAAGGTTCAAATTTTTCTTACACACATGAGTATGCGTTTTTTATTATCCCCAAAGGCAGTATAAGCATTGGAGAACGTAAAATTGATGAATCAGAGATTTATTGGTCTAACCTAAGAAACTGGGGTGGCGAATCACTAAGAGAAGATGCCAGAAACTGTTTTTATCCAGTCATTATTGAAAATGAAGAAATCATTGGCTTTGGTGATGTGCTGGACAATAATATTCACCCTAAACAGACCGAAAAAAAAGGCAATAAATACTACATATACCCTATTGATACAAACGGAGTAGAACGGAAATGGAGATATGCTCGTCAAAGTGTAGAAGAAATAAAAAATTTATTACGTGTAAAAAAATCGAAAAATGGATATGAAATTGAAATTGGCAAAGATTTCGGAACTTATAAAACCGTATGGGTAGATTCAAGATATGACGCAAATGAATATGGGACAAAAATTGTTAGTTCTTTAGTACCCAATAATCGATTTAATTTTCCAAAGTCATTATATAATGTTTACGATTGTCTCCATGCAGTTGTTTCAAAAGATAAAGATGCAATTGTTTTAGATTTTTTTGGCGGAAGCGGCACAACTGCTCATGCTGTCCTTGATTTGAATGAAGCAGATAATGGAAATCGGAAGTTTATTATTTGCGAACAAATGGATTATGTAGAAACGATTACAAGGGAAAGAATAAATTCTGTTATAAAGAATAAGAAGACTGGTTCGTTCATCTACTGCGAACTTATGGAATTAAATGAAGCATACATAAATAAAATCAAAAAAGCTAATTCAACTAAAGAGCTTCTCTCAATTTGGGATGAAATGCAGAAAAAAGCATTCATCAGCTATAAAGTTGACTCAAAGAGCATAAATGAAAATATTTCTGACTTCAAAGAATTTTCTTTAAAAGACCAGAAAAACTTCCTCATAGAGATTCTGGATAAAAACCAAATGTATGTTAATTACAGTGAAATTGATGATAATGATTATAATGTTTCCGAAACTGATAAAAAGCTGAATAAAATGTTCTATGGCGAGGTGTGA